A stretch of Episyrphus balteatus chromosome 2, idEpiBalt1.1, whole genome shotgun sequence DNA encodes these proteins:
- the LOC129910250 gene encoding protein argonaute-3: protein MSRGGFGRGKRLFETTPNDEQTTPISSSQESSNSSGGGGDKSIRDSGIASRSPTSSSDNQQRLGRGKLLQQLSLSSTVTHEPTGRGSGRASVIATLLNSSNSTSDSIVFPGAARGRSRGQLFAGSSQTSDLQTKTSGLSGSGTSSSPEIEKLTQNVSNLQVSSVQSSSAREINSPNLPLPETEQLAVLKHGNKGKPVPVVCNYIRLKQLDPNKGVYEYEVRFFPDIDSRSIRIKLLNEQSANFGGTKTFDGVVLFLPILLPDKLTTYIGKNPGDNSDIEIRIMYKRKKSLKDCINMYNILFDRIMHTLNYIRFDRKQFDPSAPKIIPQHKLEVWPGYITAVDEYEDGLMLCCDVSHRLLSQKTVLDTLKQAYQAGANKYQENAKKALLGSVVLTRYNNKTYRIDDISFTLNPMSTFSTKTSEISYLEYYRVHHNIDIRDKGQPLLISIKKQRVVNQAEPQELVFCLIPELCYMTGLRDDMRSDFKIMRDIATITRVTPNQRSLALEKFCRNVNENPAARQILENWGLQLANAPQEVTARQFEEEQVFFARNKFSAGTQADFGKYATNNELIDVIHLRNWLVIHCQSDNRVAKSFMDLMERNARPMGINVQRPNVIALQNDRIESYVGCLRENIRQGVQIVVCICPTSRDDRYAAIKKICCAEMPIPSQVINGRTLANDAKNRSIVQKIALQMNCKLGGTLWSVNIPLKNVMICGIDSYHDASQKGNSVAAFVASINSKFTRWYSKAVVQTKREEIVNGLCVSLIAALKTYEKENNMLPEKIIIYRDGVGYGQLDLVANYEIPQFEAACAKGFQNYTAKITFVVVQKRINTRMFATNRGELSNPMPGTVLDHTVTQRYLYDFFLISQMVRQGTVSPTHYIVVRDDSDFAPDILQRLSYKLCFLYYNWPGTVRVPACCQYAHKMAYLIGQSVKRSSGEELATKLFYL, encoded by the coding sequence atgtctcGTGGTGGCTTTGGACGCGGCAAGCGTCTCTTCGAAACAACACCAAACGACGAACAAACAACACCAATCTCATCATCACAAGAATCATCAAATTCCAGCGGCGGCGGTGGTGATAAATCTATTCGAGATAGTGGAATAGCATCACGCAGTCCAACATCAAGTTCTGATAATCAACAACGTTTAGGAAGAGGTAAATTATTACAACAACTTTCTTTATCGTCAACTGTTACCCATGAACCAACTGGTCGAGGAAGTGGTCGCGCTTCTGTCATTGCAACTCTATTAAATTCATCCAATTCAACTTCGGATAGTATAGTTTTTCCTGGCGCTGCCAGAGGTCGTTCACGTGGTCAATTATTTGCTGGTTCCTCACAAACTTctgatttacaaacaaaaacttCCGGCTTATCAGGAAGTGGCACTTCATCGTCAccagaaattgaaaaattaacacaaaatgtAAGTAATTTACAAGTATCTTCTGTTCAATCTTCTTCAGCTAGAGAAATCAATTCACCCAATTTGCCTTTGCCTGAAACTGAACAATTGGCTGTTTTAAAACATGGCAACAAAGGCAAACCTGTCCCCGTTGTTTGCAATTACATTCGATTAAAACAATTAGACCCGAATAAGGGAGTCTACGAGTACGAGGTTCGTTTCTTTCCTGACATCGATTCGAGGTCGATTCgaattaaacttttaaatgaACAATCGGCAAATTTTGGCGGTACTAAAACTTTTGATGGTGTTGTCTTATTTTTACCAATTCTTTTACCCGACAAATTAACAACTTATATTGGAAAAAATCCAGGTGACAACTCTGATATAGAAATCAGAATTATGTATAAACGTAAAAAGTCATTAAAAGACTGTATAAATATGTACAATATTCTCTTTGATCGAATTATGCATACTTTGAATTATATTCGATTTGATCGTAAACAATTTGATCCATCGGCTCCGAAAATCATTCCACAACATAAATTAGAAGTTTGGCCAGGTTATATCACAGCTGTTGATGAATATGAAGATGGTTTGATGTTGTGTTGTGATGTTTCACATCGTCTATTGTCTCAAAAGACTGTCTTGGACACTCTTAAGCAAGCCTATCAGGCGGGGGCTAATAAATATCAAGAGAATGCTAAAAAAGCACTTCTTGGTTCGGTTGTTTTGACGAGATATAACAATAAAACCTATCGAATTGATGATATCTCGTTTACTTTGAATCCAATGTCGACTTTTAGTACAAAAACCTCTGAGATATCGTACCTTGAATACTATCGGGTACATCATAATATCGATATTCGAGATAAGGGACAGCCTTTATTGATTAGTATCAAGAAACAGCGTGTTGTTAATCAAGCTGAGCCACAGGAACTCGTTTTCTGTCTCATCCCAGAACTCTGTTATATGACTGGTCTGCGAGATGATATGCGCTCTGACTTTAAGATTATGCGAGATATTGCGACAATTACACGAGTAACACCGAATCAGCGTTCCCTTGCCCTTGAAAAATTCTGTCGTAATGTAAATGAGAACCCGGCTGCGAGACAAATCCTTGAAAATTGGGGTTTACAATTGGCAAATGCTCCCCAGGAAGTTACCGCTCGTCAATTTGAAGAAGAGCAGGTATTCTTTGCTCGGAATAAATTCTCAGCTGGAACGCAAGCTGATTTTGGTAAATATGCTACAAATAATGAACTTATTGATGTAATTCATCTACGAAATTGGTTGGTAATTCATTGTCAGAGTGACAATCGAGTGGCAAAGTCTTTTATGGATTTGATGGAGAGAAATGCTCGTCCAATGGGAATTAATGTCCAGAGACCGAATGTGATTGCTCTTCAGAATGACCGTATAGAGTCTTATGTGGGTTGTTTGAGAGAGAATATCCGGCAGGGAGTTCAAATTGTCGTTTGTATATGTCCGACAAGTCGAGATGATCGTTATGCGGCTATCAAAAAAATCTGTTGTGCTGAGATGCCAATTCCATCGCAGGTAATTAATGGAAGGACATTGGCAAATGATGCCAAGAATCGATCGATTGTTCAAAAGATTGCCTTACAGATGAATTGTAAATTAGGAGGAACTCTATGGAGTGTTAATATTCCACTTAAAAATGTAATGATTTGTGGTATTGATTCCTATCACGATGCCAGTCAGAAGGGTAACTCTGTGGCGGCATTTGTTGCCTCGATTAATTCGAAATTCACTCGCTGGTACAGCAAAGCTGTAGTGCAAACGAAGCGAGAGGAGATTGTTAATGGGCTGTGTGTGTCTTTAATTGCGGCTTTGAAAACTTATGAGAAGGAGAATAATATGCTACCGGAGAAGATCATCATCTATCGAGATGGTGTTGGCTATGGACAGTTGGATTTGGTGGCCAATTATGAGATTCCACAGTTTGAAGCAGCTTGTGCAAAAGGATTCCAAAATTACACAGCCAAAATTACTTTTGTTGTGGTACAGAAGAGAATAAATACAAGAATGTTTGCTACGAATCGTGGAGAGTTATCGAATCCAATGCCTGGAACAGTGTTGGATCACACAGTTACACAGCGATATCTGTATGACTTCTTTTTGATATCACAAATGGTTCGACAGGGGACAGTGAGTCCAACACATTATATCGTTGTGAGAGATGATTCTGATTTTGCCCCAGATATTTTGCAAAGATTGAGTTATAAGCTGTGTTTCCTTTACTACAATTGGCCGGGTACGGTTCGTGTGCCGGCCTGTTGTCAATATGCTCACAAAATGGCCTATTTGATTGGACAGAGTGTTAAGAGATCGAGTGGCGAAGAGTTGGCTACTAAATTATTCTATCTTTAG